Proteins encoded within one genomic window of Cellulomonas xiejunii:
- a CDS encoding alpha/beta hydrolase family protein codes for MVDVRVLRAGSGPVDVAGVLLTPGAGATRDNRTLVALDTALTAAGLAVRRVDLPRGAKVAPARVREEADAFAAELGVATDRLVVGGRSFGGRMSSMAVADGLAVAGLLLLSYPLHPPGRPQTLRIEHLPRVDVPVLAVSGAADPFGTPDELTAHLAAVTGPVTLVVVPGTHGPADAPVVAAVRDWLT; via the coding sequence ATGGTGGACGTGCGGGTGCTGCGGGCGGGGTCCGGGCCGGTCGACGTCGCGGGGGTGCTGCTGACCCCCGGGGCGGGTGCGACGCGGGACAACCGCACCCTCGTCGCGCTCGACACCGCGCTGACGGCCGCCGGGCTGGCGGTGCGGCGCGTCGACCTGCCGCGAGGGGCGAAGGTCGCACCGGCGCGCGTCCGCGAGGAGGCCGACGCCTTCGCCGCCGAGCTGGGCGTGGCGACCGACCGGCTCGTGGTCGGCGGACGGTCGTTCGGCGGGCGCATGAGCTCGATGGCCGTCGCGGACGGGCTCGCGGTCGCCGGACTGCTGCTGCTGTCCTACCCCCTGCACCCGCCTGGCAGGCCGCAGACGCTGCGCATCGAGCACCTGCCACGCGTCGACGTGCCCGTGCTCGCCGTCAGCGGCGCGGCCGACCCGTTCGGCACCCCCGACGAGCTGACCGCGCACCTCGCCGCGGTGACCGGCCCGGTGACGCTCGTCGTCGTCCCCGGCACGCACGGCCCGGCCGACGCACCCGTCGTCGCCGCGGTCCGCGACTGGCTCACCTGA
- a CDS encoding AAA family ATPase, producing MSRDTVPPSDRTKAGALCERIDAVFEQRVVGQAQLRQSLVVALMCGGHVLLESVPGLAKTTAAQTLAQAVSGSFHRIQCTPDLMPSDIVGTQVFNYGTSQFTTQLGPVHANVVLLDEINRSSAKTQSAMLEAMQERQTTIAGEVHPVPSPFMVLATQNPIEEEGTHVLPEAQMDRFLLKEVLDYPDADEEVEILERISDGRMTRALRSDRLGLDEVAWLQRTVDQVYVDRAIRRYVVDLVATTRGRGPVQVPGLDRLVRMGASPRGSISLMRVAQAVALRAGRGHVVPEDVHAMRNAVLRHRIVRSFDAIADDVSTESIITSVFDAVPVP from the coding sequence GTGAGCCGCGACACCGTCCCCCCGTCCGACCGCACCAAGGCCGGTGCGCTGTGCGAACGCATCGACGCGGTGTTCGAGCAGCGTGTCGTCGGGCAGGCACAGCTGCGGCAGTCGCTCGTCGTCGCGCTGATGTGCGGTGGCCACGTCCTGCTGGAGTCCGTCCCGGGGCTGGCGAAGACGACGGCCGCGCAGACGCTCGCGCAGGCGGTGTCGGGCTCGTTCCACCGCATCCAGTGCACGCCGGACCTCATGCCGTCGGACATCGTCGGGACCCAGGTCTTCAACTACGGGACGTCGCAGTTCACGACGCAGCTCGGCCCGGTGCACGCGAACGTCGTGCTGCTCGACGAGATCAACCGGTCCTCCGCCAAGACCCAGTCCGCGATGCTCGAGGCCATGCAGGAGCGGCAGACGACGATCGCCGGAGAGGTCCACCCGGTGCCGTCGCCGTTCATGGTCCTCGCGACGCAGAACCCCATCGAGGAGGAGGGCACGCACGTGCTGCCCGAGGCCCAGATGGACCGGTTCCTGCTCAAGGAGGTCCTCGACTACCCGGACGCCGACGAGGAGGTCGAGATCCTCGAGCGCATCTCCGACGGTCGCATGACGCGCGCGCTGCGCAGCGACCGCCTGGGCCTCGACGAGGTCGCGTGGCTGCAGCGCACGGTCGACCAGGTGTACGTGGACCGCGCCATCCGCCGGTACGTGGTCGACCTGGTCGCCACCACGCGCGGCCGCGGCCCCGTCCAGGTGCCGGGGCTGGACCGGCTGGTCCGGATGGGTGCCAGCCCTCGCGGGTCGATCTCCCTCATGCGCGTCGCGCAGGCGGTCGCGCTGCGGGCCGGACGCGGGCACGTCGTCCCGGAGGACGTGCACGCCATGCGCAACGCCGTGCTGCGGCACCGGATCGTGCGGTCGTTCGACGCGATCGCCGACGACGTCTCGACGGAGTCGATCATCACGTCCGTCTTCGACGCGGTCCCGGTGCCCTGA
- a CDS encoding DUF58 domain-containing protein: MPARSRLALVRARLQLPTLRRATGLLDGRHRAVWKGHGDEVDDLHVYTPGDDVGDIDWRASARSAQPVVKRYEATSNVALVLVVDTGRHMCATSAGGEPKHEVAQLVADVIAHLAHQRGDRVSLVAGDAGRVVELPPGAGTTHLEVLLRRLQRTFDADAPEGDLARLLDRVLRRTARRSLVVVVTDEARPGADDERALARLRTRHEVMVVQVVDADLFADRLGAAPGTLAGGSAATARGRPVVAPPRGRPVRDVVSGWSLPAYLRGRRGVREAVAAARAARHAEVGHRMRRLGVTSVTVESTHDVLDEMVALLGRSRRARR; this comes from the coding sequence GTGCCCGCCCGGTCCCGTCTCGCGCTGGTGCGCGCGCGCCTGCAGCTGCCCACGCTGCGGCGCGCCACGGGCCTGCTCGACGGACGGCACCGCGCGGTGTGGAAGGGGCACGGCGACGAGGTCGACGACCTGCACGTCTACACGCCCGGTGACGACGTCGGCGACATCGACTGGCGGGCGTCGGCACGCTCGGCGCAGCCGGTCGTCAAGCGCTACGAGGCGACGTCGAACGTCGCGCTGGTGCTGGTCGTCGACACCGGGCGGCACATGTGCGCGACGTCCGCGGGCGGGGAGCCGAAGCACGAGGTGGCGCAGCTCGTGGCCGACGTGATCGCGCACCTCGCGCACCAGCGGGGTGACCGCGTGTCGCTGGTCGCGGGCGACGCGGGCCGCGTCGTCGAGCTGCCGCCCGGCGCGGGCACGACGCACCTCGAGGTGCTGCTGCGCCGCCTGCAGCGCACGTTCGACGCCGATGCCCCCGAGGGTGACCTCGCGCGCCTGCTCGACCGGGTGCTGCGCCGCACGGCACGCCGCTCGCTCGTCGTCGTCGTGACGGACGAGGCGCGGCCCGGCGCCGACGACGAGCGCGCCCTGGCGCGGCTGCGCACCCGGCACGAGGTCATGGTCGTGCAGGTCGTCGACGCCGACCTGTTCGCCGACCGGCTGGGGGCGGCGCCGGGCACGCTGGCGGGCGGGTCGGCGGCCACGGCCCGTGGTCGGCCCGTCGTCGCGCCACCGCGCGGCCGGCCGGTGCGGGACGTCGTCAGCGGCTGGTCCCTGCCCGCGTACCTGCGGGGGCGGCGCGGCGTGCGTGAGGCGGTCGCCGCGGCACGTGCGGCGCGGCACGCGGAGGTCGGGCACCGCATGCGCCGCCTCGGCGTGACGTCGGTGACCGTGGAGAGCACGCACGACGTCCTCGACGAGATGGTCGCCCTGCTGGGGAGGTCGCGTCGTGCCCGGCGCTGA
- a CDS encoding vWA domain-containing protein, whose product MVRGAGLEVPWLVPVVLGVVAAALVAGLLLRDRRGTTPVANTDDLRAVPALRAWRLRYGVLRVVLALTVAVAAVGAAVLAARPVTVQERTRELANRDIVLCLDVSGSMLEYDERVVATFEQLVDGFTGERVALSLFDSTSATVFPLTDDYELVTTQLRTAREAFTDRGSDAAAEVLRGTSGLEGQASLIGDGVASCTLLFDQYDVDRSRSVVLATDNEVWGAPVYSLPEAAALATSRGVVLHALYPDEDRQLGAATAAELRIAAQGTGGTFAVAQDPEAVPAILEQVRAGQLTAMQADPERVVTDDDDLWVRLLYAAALAAVLLAWRVRS is encoded by the coding sequence GTGGTGAGGGGCGCCGGGCTGGAGGTGCCGTGGCTGGTGCCGGTGGTCCTGGGTGTGGTGGCGGCCGCCCTCGTCGCCGGGCTGCTGCTGCGCGACCGGCGGGGGACGACGCCCGTGGCCAACACGGACGACCTGCGCGCCGTGCCTGCGCTGCGCGCGTGGCGCCTGCGCTACGGGGTCCTGCGCGTCGTCCTCGCACTGACCGTCGCCGTGGCGGCCGTCGGGGCCGCCGTGCTGGCCGCCCGGCCCGTCACCGTGCAGGAGCGCACGCGCGAGCTCGCCAACCGGGACATCGTGCTGTGCCTGGACGTGTCCGGGTCGATGCTGGAGTACGACGAGCGGGTCGTGGCGACGTTCGAGCAGCTCGTCGACGGGTTCACCGGTGAACGCGTCGCGCTGTCGCTGTTCGACTCGACCTCGGCCACGGTCTTCCCGCTGACGGACGACTACGAGCTGGTCACGACGCAGCTGCGCACGGCGCGCGAGGCCTTCACCGACCGGGGCTCGGACGCGGCGGCCGAGGTCCTGCGCGGTACGTCGGGCCTGGAGGGGCAGGCGTCGCTCATCGGTGACGGGGTCGCGTCGTGCACGCTGCTGTTCGACCAGTACGACGTCGACCGGTCCCGCTCGGTGGTGCTGGCGACGGACAACGAGGTGTGGGGTGCGCCCGTGTACTCGCTGCCCGAGGCCGCGGCGCTCGCGACGTCCCGTGGCGTGGTCCTGCACGCGCTGTACCCCGACGAGGACCGCCAGCTGGGTGCCGCTACCGCGGCCGAGCTGCGGATCGCCGCGCAGGGCACCGGTGGCACGTTCGCCGTGGCGCAGGACCCCGAGGCCGTCCCGGCGATCCTCGAGCAGGTCCGCGCGGGCCAGCTCACGGCCATGCAGGCCGACCCGGAGCGGGTGGTGACCGACGACGACGACCTGTGGGTGCGCCTGCTGTACGCCGCCGCCCTGGCTGCGGTGCTGCTCGCGTGGCGGGTGCGCTCGTGA
- a CDS encoding VWA domain-containing protein, which yields MSARAVVPVGVVLLTAVPVLVLCVGQSLGLTVGRGGVRRSDAPRAGAWTWWRRAALVAVVAVVGLTPTVAVTQAGGARVGVQLWFVVDRTGSMAAEDWGPGDPVIRGPGLDPVPAVQRLDGVRHDVVSLTGDVPGAFYSVIAFADEAGTQLPLTDDATAVRAWAQTVTQEVTAGSAGTRRDRALDVLERSLRDAQDRDPGMVRLVFYLSDGEQTADEEPGTFDRIAPLVDGGAVLGYGTAAGAPMRTYDGTVDPDADYIPDPEDPSQPALSRADEGALREVAAELGVPYVHRDGPTSTADLVADVDVDTIAADGRADVGARRDVVWPFALVAGALLAAEAWTWARASSRGRRR from the coding sequence GTGAGCGCCCGCGCGGTCGTGCCCGTGGGGGTCGTGCTGCTCACGGCGGTGCCGGTGCTCGTGCTGTGCGTGGGGCAGTCGCTCGGGCTGACGGTGGGGCGGGGCGGCGTCCGGCGGTCCGACGCGCCACGTGCGGGCGCGTGGACGTGGTGGCGGCGTGCGGCACTCGTCGCCGTCGTGGCCGTCGTCGGGCTGACGCCCACGGTCGCGGTGACGCAGGCCGGGGGCGCGCGCGTCGGTGTACAGCTGTGGTTCGTCGTCGACCGCACGGGCTCGATGGCGGCCGAGGACTGGGGCCCCGGCGACCCGGTAATACGCGGACCAGGCCTGGACCCGGTGCCCGCGGTGCAGCGCCTCGACGGCGTGCGCCACGACGTGGTCTCGCTGACCGGTGACGTGCCGGGCGCGTTCTACTCGGTCATCGCGTTCGCGGACGAGGCGGGCACCCAGCTGCCGCTGACGGACGACGCGACGGCCGTGCGTGCGTGGGCGCAGACCGTGACGCAGGAGGTCACGGCCGGGTCGGCGGGCACCCGCCGCGACCGCGCCCTCGACGTGCTGGAGCGCTCGCTGCGCGACGCGCAGGACCGCGACCCCGGGATGGTGCGCCTCGTGTTCTACCTGTCGGACGGCGAGCAGACGGCGGACGAGGAGCCGGGCACGTTCGACCGGATCGCGCCGCTGGTCGACGGGGGCGCGGTGCTCGGGTACGGCACGGCGGCCGGTGCGCCGATGCGCACGTACGACGGCACGGTCGACCCGGACGCGGACTACATCCCCGACCCCGAGGACCCGTCGCAGCCGGCCCTGTCGCGTGCCGACGAGGGCGCGCTGCGCGAGGTGGCCGCGGAGCTCGGCGTGCCGTACGTCCACCGTGACGGCCCGACGAGCACGGCGGACCTCGTCGCGGACGTGGACGTCGACACGATCGCCGCCGACGGGCGGGCGGACGTGGGTGCGCGGCGGGACGTCGTGTGGCCGTTCGCGCTGGTCGCCGGGGCGCTGCTCGCCGCGGAGGCGTGGACGTGGGCGCGCGCGTCGAGCCGGGGGCGGAGGCGATGA
- a CDS encoding Cof-type HAD-IIB family hydrolase, which yields MPLPRLAVVPDVRLVAVDMDGSLLDDAKRIDPSFWPLLDTLVARGVTVCPASGRQYATLRRQLDRDDLVYVAENGAHVVRDGRPLAVHGLDAHVARDVVRAVRRWVDAGADVGVVLCGLRSAYVERVDARFLAQCEPYYALLEQVPDLTAVDDAVLKVAVYDFGPAATGAGPALKRFGAVARVLVSGAHWVDVMSPDADKGHALRDVQRALGVGPDQTVAFGDYFNDVGMLEAAHWSFAMDNAHPDVRAHARFVAPSNNDNGVVRTLRTLLRLG from the coding sequence ATCCCGTTGCCCCGCCTCGCCGTCGTGCCCGACGTGCGTCTCGTCGCTGTCGACATGGACGGCTCGCTGCTCGACGACGCCAAGCGCATCGACCCGTCGTTCTGGCCGCTGCTCGACACCCTCGTCGCGCGGGGTGTCACGGTGTGCCCGGCGAGCGGCCGGCAGTACGCGACGCTGCGTCGCCAGCTCGACCGGGACGACCTGGTGTACGTGGCCGAGAACGGCGCGCACGTGGTGCGCGACGGCAGACCGCTGGCCGTACACGGGCTCGACGCGCACGTCGCGCGGGACGTCGTGCGTGCCGTGCGCCGGTGGGTCGACGCGGGCGCCGACGTGGGGGTCGTGCTGTGCGGGCTGCGCAGCGCGTACGTCGAGCGGGTCGACGCGCGGTTCCTCGCCCAGTGCGAGCCGTACTACGCGCTGCTGGAGCAGGTACCGGACCTGACGGCGGTGGACGACGCCGTCCTGAAGGTCGCGGTGTACGACTTCGGTCCGGCGGCCACGGGTGCGGGACCGGCGCTCAAGCGGTTCGGCGCCGTGGCGCGCGTGCTGGTCAGCGGTGCGCACTGGGTCGACGTCATGAGCCCGGACGCCGACAAGGGGCACGCGCTGCGTGACGTGCAGCGCGCGCTGGGCGTGGGCCCGGACCAGACGGTCGCGTTCGGCGACTACTTCAACGACGTCGGCATGCTCGAGGCCGCGCACTGGTCGTTCGCGATGGACAACGCGCACCCCGACGTCCGCGCGCACGCGCGGTTCGTCGCACCGTCGAACAACGACAACGGCGTGGTCCGCACCCTGCGGACCCTGCTGCGGCTCGGCTGA
- a CDS encoding PIG-L deacetylase family protein, whose amino-acid sequence MPESTTLPLLPDDALTRVLCVVAHPDDLEYGTSAAVAAWTARGVEVAYLLLTRGEAGMDTSDPARTAEVRMREQVAGSAAVGVTKVDFLTHPDGVLQYGLGLRRDIAAAIRRFRPDAVLTATWAQETSVGLNQADHRAAGLAAADAVRDAGNRWVFPELLDAGLEPCAVRWLLVAGDPHPTHGVEVTGEALQRGIASLEAHREYLALLPGHPAPAELVPALTAAQGRLAGVEHAVALRVVDLQAPPPVLRREP is encoded by the coding sequence ATGCCGGAGTCGACGACGCTGCCGCTGCTGCCCGACGACGCGCTCACGCGTGTGCTGTGCGTCGTGGCCCACCCCGACGACCTCGAGTACGGCACGTCCGCCGCCGTCGCCGCGTGGACCGCGCGCGGCGTCGAAGTGGCGTACCTGCTGCTGACGCGTGGCGAGGCCGGCATGGACACGTCGGATCCGGCGCGGACCGCCGAGGTGCGGATGCGCGAGCAGGTCGCCGGCTCCGCGGCCGTCGGGGTCACGAAGGTCGACTTCCTCACGCACCCGGACGGCGTGCTGCAGTACGGGCTCGGGCTGCGCCGCGACATCGCCGCAGCGATCCGCCGGTTCCGTCCCGACGCCGTCCTCACCGCCACGTGGGCGCAGGAGACGTCGGTGGGCCTGAACCAGGCGGACCACCGCGCCGCCGGGCTGGCCGCCGCCGACGCCGTGCGCGACGCGGGCAACAGGTGGGTGTTCCCCGAGCTGCTCGACGCCGGGCTCGAGCCGTGCGCCGTCCGCTGGCTCCTGGTCGCGGGCGACCCGCACCCCACGCACGGGGTCGAGGTCACCGGTGAGGCGCTGCAGCGGGGGATCGCGTCGCTGGAGGCGCACCGCGAGTACCTCGCCCTGCTGCCCGGGCACCCGGCCCCGGCCGAGCTGGTCCCGGCGCTCACCGCCGCCCAGGGACGGCTGGCGGGCGTCGAGCACGCGGTGGCGCTGCGGGTCGTCGACCTGCAGGCGCCGCCACCGGTGCTCCGGCGGGAGCCCTGA
- a CDS encoding O-acetyl-ADP-ribose deacetylase: MAIMTVLGDITRQDVDVVVNAANSTLLGGGGVDGAIHAAAGPGLLAACRELRRTTWPQGLPVGHAVATPAFDLPARWVVHTVGPDRHRGQDDPALLASCFTASLDVADGLGATSIAMPAVGAGVYGWDAVQAADVAVGATRSWVDAHPTTPLTVIRFVLFSPRLLAAFDAALARG; this comes from the coding sequence GTGGCGATCATGACGGTCCTCGGCGACATCACGCGGCAGGACGTCGACGTCGTCGTCAACGCCGCCAACTCCACGCTGCTGGGCGGGGGCGGCGTCGACGGCGCCATCCACGCGGCGGCAGGGCCGGGACTCCTGGCCGCCTGCCGCGAGCTGCGACGCACCACGTGGCCGCAGGGCCTGCCCGTCGGCCACGCGGTCGCGACGCCGGCGTTCGACCTGCCCGCACGCTGGGTCGTCCACACCGTCGGGCCCGACCGCCACCGCGGCCAGGACGACCCCGCGCTCCTCGCGTCGTGCTTCACCGCGAGCCTCGACGTCGCCGACGGGCTGGGGGCGACGAGCATCGCGATGCCGGCCGTCGGGGCCGGGGTGTACGGGTGGGACGCCGTCCAGGCCGCCGACGTCGCGGTCGGCGCCACGCGGTCCTGGGTGGACGCCCACCCGACGACGCCGCTGACGGTCATCCGGTTCGTGCTGTTCTCCCCGCGGTTGCTCGCCGCGTTCGACGCCGCGCTCGCGCGCGGCTGA
- the dtd gene encoding D-aminoacyl-tRNA deacylase translates to MRAVVQRVTRAAVRVDGEVVGAIDRPGLLALVGVTPGDGPAQVELVARKIAELRILRDERSAVDVGAPVLVVSQFTLYADVRKGRRPTWNAAAPGAVAEPLVDAVVAALRARGLEVATGRFGADMAVELVNDGPVTILVESEPTA, encoded by the coding sequence GTGAGGGCGGTCGTGCAGCGGGTCACGCGCGCGGCCGTGCGCGTGGACGGGGAGGTCGTCGGTGCGATCGACCGGCCCGGGCTGCTCGCGCTCGTCGGTGTCACGCCGGGGGACGGGCCGGCGCAGGTCGAGCTCGTCGCCCGCAAGATCGCCGAGCTGAGGATCCTGCGCGACGAGCGCTCGGCGGTCGACGTCGGGGCGCCCGTGCTGGTCGTCAGCCAGTTCACGCTGTACGCCGACGTGCGCAAGGGGCGTCGGCCGACGTGGAACGCGGCCGCGCCGGGTGCGGTCGCCGAGCCGCTCGTCGACGCCGTCGTCGCGGCGCTGCGGGCGCGCGGCCTCGAGGTGGCGACGGGCCGCTTCGGCGCCGACATGGCCGTGGAGCTCGTCAACGACGGTCCGGTGACGATCCTGGTCGAGTCCGAGCCGACCGCCTGA
- a CDS encoding asparaginase, translating to MVSVPDVDHGAVPLALVHRGDLVESVHLGHVVVLAPDGSVRDALGDPDVVVWPRSSLKPVQAVAMLDHGLDAAGEDLALVCASHSGEAGHLDVVQRLLAGAGLTEDDLRNTPDWPLSPEAAWLRRAAGHGPAPLTQNCSGKHAGMLATCRAAGWPTDGYLEPAHPLQRAVVATAAELTGVPVEHVTVDGCGAPLLSSTLTGLARAFGTIAAAAARGDGSAPARVGRAMAAHPWHVGGTGRDVTAFMAAVPGLVAKDGADGVYAAGLPDGGAVALKVLDGSARPRAVVLAAALGLAGVDPAAVAAVADTPVLGHGRPVGAVRATFGAPA from the coding sequence CTGGTGAGCGTTCCCGACGTGGACCACGGCGCGGTGCCGCTCGCGCTCGTGCACCGCGGTGACCTCGTCGAGTCGGTGCACCTGGGGCACGTCGTCGTGCTGGCGCCCGACGGCTCGGTGCGCGACGCGCTGGGCGACCCGGACGTCGTGGTCTGGCCGCGGTCGTCCCTCAAGCCCGTGCAGGCCGTCGCGATGCTCGACCACGGCCTCGACGCGGCCGGGGAGGACCTCGCGCTGGTGTGCGCGAGCCACTCGGGTGAGGCAGGGCACCTGGACGTCGTGCAGCGGCTGCTGGCGGGCGCCGGGTTGACGGAGGACGACCTGCGCAACACCCCGGACTGGCCGCTGTCGCCCGAGGCCGCGTGGCTGCGCCGCGCCGCCGGCCACGGACCCGCACCGCTCACGCAGAACTGCTCCGGCAAGCACGCGGGGATGCTCGCGACGTGTCGCGCGGCCGGCTGGCCGACGGACGGCTACCTGGAGCCTGCGCACCCGCTGCAGCGTGCCGTGGTGGCGACCGCGGCGGAGCTGACGGGCGTGCCGGTCGAGCACGTCACGGTCGACGGGTGCGGCGCACCGTTGCTCTCCTCGACGCTGACGGGCCTCGCACGTGCCTTCGGGACGATCGCCGCGGCGGCCGCCCGCGGCGACGGGTCCGCGCCCGCGCGCGTGGGGCGTGCGATGGCGGCCCACCCCTGGCACGTCGGCGGGACGGGTCGCGACGTGACGGCGTTCATGGCCGCCGTGCCCGGGCTCGTCGCGAAGGACGGGGCGGACGGCGTGTACGCGGCCGGGCTCCCGGACGGCGGCGCGGTCGCGCTCAAGGTCCTCGACGGGTCCGCGCGGCCGCGTGCCGTGGTGCTGGCCGCTGCGCTGGGACTCGCGGGTGTCGACCCGGCGGCCGTCGCCGCCGTGGCGGACACCCCGGTGTTGGGGCACGGGCGACCCGTCGGTGCGGTCCGGGCGACGTTCGGTGCGCCGGCGTGA
- a CDS encoding DUF2516 family protein, whose product MSIIGSLQLLLFFLFYLAIFVLSVWALVDCLRRPAAAFLSAGKRTRQFWTWVLVAATVVAFISIPLPGVRLPFPSFLALIAAAAAVIYLVDVRPAVAPYSGRRGGGPPRGGW is encoded by the coding sequence GTGAGCATCATCGGGTCGCTGCAGCTCCTCCTGTTCTTCCTCTTCTACCTGGCGATCTTCGTGCTGTCCGTGTGGGCCCTGGTCGACTGCCTGCGGCGTCCTGCCGCGGCGTTCCTCTCCGCCGGCAAGCGGACGCGACAGTTCTGGACGTGGGTGCTCGTCGCCGCGACCGTCGTCGCGTTCATCTCGATCCCTCTGCCCGGCGTCCGGCTGCCGTTCCCCTCGTTCCTCGCCCTGATCGCGGCGGCCGCGGCGGTCATCTACCTCGTCGACGTGCGCCCGGCAGTCGCCCCCTACTCGGGCCGGCGCGGCGGCGGTCCTCCCCGGGGCGGCTGGTGA